The DNA region ACGCCTGAACGGGTCTCCCATCGGCGTGCAGATCTCGTTCGAAAGAGACAGGTCATTGACATAGGAGTTCTTGGTGAAGAGAACGGACTTTACCGGCTTGAAGTGCTTGGTGAAGGCGGTCTTTACATCAAAGAACTCGTATCAGGAGACGGGGGCAGAACAACGCCCAGTCTTGCTGAAATCCTCGCCGTACCCGCCAAAGTCGTCGAATTAGACGTGGTGCAGGTAGACGGATTACCAAATATTGGAGATGAGTAAACATGGCAAAGCACAATGGAATTAAAAAACGGACAAGATATAAGTTACAGAAAACCCTGCGTACCCGCGGTATGCCCAACGTGACCAAGGTCATTCAGAACTTCGATGAAGGACAGAAAGTTCACCTTGTCTTAGACTCAAGCGTTCAGAAAGGTCAGCCCCACCCGAGATTCCACGGAAAAACCGGAACGATCGTCGGCAAGAGAGGCAGAGCCTGGCTCCTTGAGATCAAAGACGGCAATGCAACCAAAACCGTCATTGCAAGACCGCAGCACCTCACGGCGCAGAAATATAATTAAACCCCCACATACTTATTTTATATTTATCAGGAGTCTTGCATGAAAGTAAAGAAAATTATCAGTGAAGATATGATGACCCTTCCAGAGCTTCGCGAAGAACTTATTGCGATCCGCGAAAATCGTTCCAATGGAGAAGAGGGTGAAGACACCGCCAGGAGCATATCATACGAACTGCGTAAGAGTATTGACCATGCAGACAGTCTCAGTAAATGCAGCGTTGAAACGGCAAAATCCCTCCTTGCTATCCTCGGATCCATGGAGAAGACGAAACCGGAAATCGCCTGCAGGATCGTAAACATCATGCCAAAAAGCCGTGATGAGATCCGGGCAATTTACGCAAAAGAGCGGTTTACTCTTCTTCCCGAAGATTTAGATCAGATTCTTGACACTCTGCATAAATTCGAGTGAGTGGTAGAAATGCCGCCAAAAACTGAGAGGACCGATAAGAAGGAAGTTGAAGCTATAGTCCTTGACTATCTCCAGTGGGGATATGCAAGCGACCGGCGTCCTTTGAATCAGCGCGAATCAATTATTCTCGCAGTAGGTACTGACCAGTTCAAACTCCTCGAACTCATCGCAAAGAAAGACGTGGCGATCAATCTGCACGACAAAGTCTACATCGGTGAAGATGAAAGAAAACATGTCGAACGGGTAAAACGCCGGCTATCTTACGATGAACTGACTCCAACTGCAAAAGGTGAACTGGAACCGGTCGTCGAGAAAATCATCGCAGAGTCTGAAGGACGGTTCGTGGAGTTTTACAACACCGCAGTCCCCATCAGCCTCAAGATGCACATGTTAAATCTGCTTCCCGGATTCGGTAAGAAAACACTGACCGACACGCTGGAAGAAAGACAGAAAAAACCGTTTGAAAGTTTCGAAGACATTCGTACCCGGGTGAAGACCCTGCAGAAACCCGAGAAGTTTATCCGCGAACGGATCATGCTTGAACTCGAGAATCCGGAAGAGAAGTATCATCTCTTTACCTCAAAATAATCCTTTTTTATGAAAGCGCCAAAGGATCAGCATTTTCTGATTGATACAGACGCCGTGGATTTTATCGCCGATTCGATCCCAATCCAGGGGAGAACAGTGCTTGAAGTCGGACCGGGCGGCGGGGTCTTAACAGCAGCACTTCTCGAGCGGGGGGCAAACGTCAGAGCCGTCGAACTGGACGGAACACTTCTGCCGAACCTTGAACAGCGTTTCGAAGAGGAACTCTCCACCGGTCAGTTGACGATCACCCGCGGCGATGCATCCAGGGTCCCGCTTCCCGCATATGATCTGGTCATTGCAAACCTTCCCTACTCGATCTCCTCGAAGATCACGTTCCGGCTCCTCGAAACCGGATTCGAGACCGCCGTCCTGATGTATCAGTGGGAGTTTGCAAAACGCATGGTTTCCCCACCGGGCGACGGAGAATACGGCAGACTTTCCGTGATGGTTCAGACCTATGCCGATGTCGAACTGATCCTCAAACTCCCGCCGCAGGCATTCAACCCGCCGCCGGAAGTTGATTCAGCGGTCGTAAAAATCATTCCGCATGAACCGCCGGTGAAAATTCTCAACCGGGACGTACATGCAGTCCTCGTTCGCGAACTCTTTTCCCATAGGAGAAAGACGATCCAAAACGGACTTAAAGGGATGAAAAGCATCTACGGCGAAGAGGTCATGACGAAGCTCATCGGCAGTCTCCCAAACGATCTGCTCGGCAAACGCC from Methanocorpusculum labreanum Z includes:
- the rsmA gene encoding 16S rRNA (adenine(1518)-N(6)/adenine(1519)-N(6))-dimethyltransferase RsmA; translation: MKAPKDQHFLIDTDAVDFIADSIPIQGRTVLEVGPGGGVLTAALLERGANVRAVELDGTLLPNLEQRFEEELSTGQLTITRGDASRVPLPAYDLVIANLPYSISSKITFRLLETGFETAVLMYQWEFAKRMVSPPGDGEYGRLSVMVQTYADVELILKLPPQAFNPPPEVDSAVVKIIPHEPPVKILNRDVHAVLVRELFSHRRKTIQNGLKGMKSIYGEEVMTKLIGSLPNDLLGKRPEMLSIVDFIELANRLTNLL
- a CDS encoding DUF655 domain-containing protein produces the protein MPPKTERTDKKEVEAIVLDYLQWGYASDRRPLNQRESIILAVGTDQFKLLELIAKKDVAINLHDKVYIGEDERKHVERVKRRLSYDELTPTAKGELEPVVEKIIAESEGRFVEFYNTAVPISLKMHMLNLLPGFGKKTLTDTLEERQKKPFESFEDIRTRVKTLQKPEKFIRERIMLELENPEEKYHLFTSK
- a CDS encoding RNA polymerase Rpb4 family protein — encoded protein: MKVKKIISEDMMTLPELREELIAIRENRSNGEEGEDTARSISYELRKSIDHADSLSKCSVETAKSLLAILGSMEKTKPEIACRIVNIMPKSRDEIRAIYAKERFTLLPEDLDQILDTLHKFE
- a CDS encoding 50S ribosomal protein L21e — translated: MAKHNGIKKRTRYKLQKTLRTRGMPNVTKVIQNFDEGQKVHLVLDSSVQKGQPHPRFHGKTGTIVGKRGRAWLLEIKDGNATKTVIARPQHLTAQKYN